From the Desulfallas thermosapovorans DSM 6562 genome, the window CGCCGAACAGCTACGCTGGAAGACAGATCTGGTCAGGCAAAATTTGTCCCGCATTGGCGGCATTGACGGGGGTGTGGTGCGGGATATCATTGGCATGACTGAGCCCTGGCATTACCGCAATAATGTGCGTTTTAAAGTACAGAGGCGGGGCGGAAAGGTAGCGCTGGGCTTTTTTGCTGCGGAGTCACATCGACTGGTGGCGGGCCTGGATAGCCGTTCCGGGACAATGTGTTTGCTGGCCCACCGGGAACTGAACCGGGCGGCTGAAGGGGTGCGGGAAGTATTGGAGAAAAGCCCTGCGGTTGCAGTGTTGCCGGAGGAAATCATGCTGCGGCGTGGCAGCACCGGCCAAATAATGGTGGTTCTGATTGGTAAACCCGCAGGTGCTGAAAGGAAAAGGTACTTGGCCGGGTTGGCCGGCGAATTAACTACCGTTCCCGGGGTTGTTACGGTGGTGGATTATGCCCGGGCCGCCGGCAATAAAACAGGCGGCCGGTATAAAATTTTGGCCGGACCGGGCTATATAGAAGATGAGCTGGACGGTCTGTGTTTCCGTATTTCCGCCGCTTCCTTTTACCAGGTTAACCCGTCCCAGACCACCGTGCTGTACAAGCAAGCGTTGGAATATTGTGCTCTACAGGGGCATGAGGAGGTAGCCGATGCTTACTGCGGGGTGGGTACCATTGCCCTTTATATAGCCCGGTACACCAAAGCGGTGCGGGGTTACGAGGTGGTACCGGGGGCGGTGCAGGACGCCGAAGCTAATGCCGCGCTCAACGGTGTAAAAAACACCCGCTTTTTCGCCGGTGCCGTGGAGCGGATGCTAGTGGAACATGTGGCTAGTGGGTATAATCCTGAGGTGGTGGTGCTAGACCCGCCCCGCAGCGGATGCCGCTCCGAGGTGCTGGAGGCTTTGGCTCAAAGTGGTACCCGGAGGGTGGTCTATGTTTCCTGCGACCCCGCCACCTTGGCCAGGGATGTGGGATATTTACACCAACTGGGATTCGTTCTGCAGGAAGTGCAGCCCGTGGACATGTTTCCGCATACGGGACATGTGGAGTGCGTCACATTGATGTCAAATAGCATAAAGTGACTGAGGTTATATTTTTATGAATAGACGCGATTTAACACTTGCTTTACTAGTTGTAACAATATGGGGAGCAAATTTTACCGTAATCAAATTAGGGCTAGATAGCATACCACCCATGCTGCTGGTTGCTTTACGATATACCTTCGCAGCTCTGCCTGCAATCCTTTTTGTCAAACGCCCGGCAATAGGATGGCGTTACATTGTTGTGTATGGAATGACCGTTGGGGTTGGGCAATTTGCTTGTCTGTTTTATGCAATGAATATAGGAATGCCAGCTAGTATCGCTTCCGTTATTCTTCAGTCTCAGGCTTATTTTACCTTTTTATTTGCTGCAATATTTCTAAAAGAATCAATAAAACCAAGCCAGATGGTAGGTCTGGTCTTAGCTGGATTCGGACTTTGGTTCATAGGCGGAAATGTTGGAAGCGAAAGAGCCGCGCCCTCAATTCCTTTTGGCCCGTTTTTATTAACACTTCTTGGGGCTGCCTTTTGGGGACTCTCAAATATAGTAGTCAGGTATGTTGACAAACAAAGTGTTTCTCATGGACAAAAACTGGATATGTTAAGTTTGGTGGTATGGTCAAGTCTTATACCTCCATTACCTCTTTTTGCTTTTGCAATACTGCTGGATACACCAAAAACATTATTATATGCTATAGTTAATTTAAATGCCATATCTGTGTTTGCAGTGCTTTATTTGGCCTTTTGCGCAACCTTATTTGGTTTTTATACCTGGAGCACATTGCTTGCGAAGTATCCTGCCGGAAAAGTAGCTCAAATGTCCCTTCTTGTTCCCATAGCCGGTTTGGTTACTGCACAGATTGTTCTGGGGGAACAGCTTTCAAAAATGCAATGGTTAGGCTGCATGATAATATTTATAGGTCTGGTCACATCTAATTTTGGTGGTATTTTAATACATCGTGTTTTTAATAGTTTTGAAAGCAATAAATTTTTCTAAAACACATAGGAGCGGTAAACAGGAGTGCTAAATACCGCGTGAATAACAAAGAAATACCGAAAGAAGCAATTAAAGCATAAAAATAATAAAGGAATTGCATGATGGTATATTATGTTAAAAATGTAGGAAGCAGTACATGAAATGAAAGGTGTAGAACAGAAAGAGTCTGGCGAAAATATAGCACGTTTAATAGCTTAGCTGATTATGGCAGCCAGACGCAGGAGCAACCGAAAGGCTGCTCATTTTTCATGCCATGCCTAAGCAATTTGCATAATCCATATTGTTAATGGCACTTTTTAAGCTTAACCGAACACCAATGGTTCAATGTGATAAAGTAGCGGGGGTTTGGGATAGTTGAAAATGAGATTCTACAATGTAAAGCAAAACGCCCCACCTGAGGGCGTTCAGATTAAATTACACGTCATCCGGGGCCGGGGCAGTAACACCAGAGTAGCGATGGGTATGTGGTGTCCTGCCATTTACAGTTGTTTTCCCACTATATCTGTGGACATGTAATCCAGGCCCAACCGGTATGGCTGGTCCTGTTAATGAATTATATTTGTGACTATGGCCATCGTTAAATGTTGTAGTCCCGCTTAATCGGTGCACATGGCTACGGCCAGACCCTATTGTTGGACCTGTAGTGCCTCCCATGCTATGTAGATGTCTTACATCGAATGAGGTTTTATTTCGGTAGCTGTGAACATGAGTCCTTTTCTTCGGATAAAACAGTCCATAACCCATAGTATTACCTCCTATATGGGTTGATTTACCATTTATAATATGTTGCGAAGGAAAATACTGTGAATAAGTTTAAATTGGTAAAAGGGGTGTATTTGTATGGTAGATAATATTATTAAATCAATAGCAGAGAAATTATCCTCTTTGCCTTATATAGAAGGTATTGTTTTAGGCGGTTCACGTGCAAGGGGCATCCATACGGAGAATTCAGATATAGATATCGGCATCTATTACGACTTAGAATTATTTGACATAAATGCTATTAATCAATTTGCTACAGAGTTGGATGACGAGCATAGAAGTAACCTAGTTGTACCTCCTGGAGCATGGGGTGATTGGATTAATGGCGGAGGATGGTTGATTATTAACGGATATCATGTGGACTTAATTTTACGTGATTTAATACGGGTGGAACAAGTGATGAAAGATACGGAGCAAGGAATTGTTACTGCTAATTATCAGACGGGGCATCCCCATGGATATATAAGTGCTATGTATCGGGGAGAATTAGCGATTAGCAAAATACTATATGCTAAGAATGAAAGCTTATGCGAATTAAAAAAACAGGCAGAAACTTATCCAGCTGCTTTGCGGAAAAGTTTAGTTGACTTTTTTATATTTGAAGCGGAGTTCTCTTTAATGTTTGTAAAAGCAAATTTGAGCGCAGGCGATAAATATTATATTGCAGGTCATGTTTTTCGTATTATTTCATGCTTAAATCAAGTACTATTTGCATGTAATAATGCTTATTGTATCAACGAAAAGAAAGCTATAAAACTGCTTGATACTTTTGAATATAAACCTGAAAAATATGCCGAAAGGGTTAATCATATTTTTGAAGTACTCGGTCCTTCCATTATTGAATGTTGCGAAATGACTGAAAAACTTTATTATGAAGTGAAACAAATTGTTTCTGAAATAGATAGTTTATAATAAAATTCAAGCTGACATGTATAATCTTTTTAAGGATTATTACAGCTATGTATTTTATATCGCAAGGAAAATATTGTAGCTTAATTTTGACCCCTAATAATAACCAGTAAAGAGGCGATATGACGGTGTCTAATAATAGCTCTATGTTTACGACGGATGAAGAGCTGTATAAGAATACGGTTGGTGAGCTGAAGCCGCACAATGCACCTATCACTCCTGTCGAATACGATCCGAGTTGGCCTGAATTGTTTGAACGGGAGGCAAACCGGATTTATTCAGTACTCGGCAGCAAAGCATTGCAGATTGAACATGTTGGCTCGACCTCGGTGCCGGGGCTTTGTGCCAAACCAATAATTGATATGTTGCTGGTTGTGGAAGACTCAGCCGACGAGCCATCATATGTCCCGGCATTGGAAGCAGCAGGCTATACACTACGGATTCGAGAACCCGAGTGGTTCGAGCACCGCCTGTTCAAAGGACCCGATACCGACATCAATCTGCATGTGTTCAGTTCGGGCACATCTGAGATTGATAGGATGCTGCGCTTTCGTGATTGGTTGCGGTTTAATGAATCTGATCGTCATAAATATGGACAAGTCAAGCAAGATTTGGCAAAGAATAAGTGGCGGCATATTCAGCACTATGCCGATGCCAAAACATCAATAGTGCAGGAAATAATGGAAAGAGCGAATGCTAATATATGTAGTACGAGGAGTGTGTATTGAAGTGAAAAAAGTATTACCATCTATTGATGAATGGCTCAAAGAGGCCAAAGCGGATCCAATGGCTGCGCAGGTAGGGATGTTTTTAGTCCATAATGGTGTTGTTCGTCAGACGCCCAAAGCCAGGGTTCGCCAGGGGCTTGATGATGGTTCGCTGGTAACAGGAATGGAATTTGCCTATGATGCAGTGAAAGTGGATGCGGCGATTGCGGAAACTTATAAAATGGATGGCATTTACTATGTTAAAGTTTGGCTTAACGAAGGTCTGCTTGAGGTTGGTGATGACATAATGTATGTACTGGTAGGCGGCGATATTAGGCCGCATGTTATAGATGCCCTGCAATTCCTGGTTGAAAAAATCAAAACCGAATGTGTTACGGAAATAGAGCTAAAATAAGAATAACCCTTGATAATCCACCTAATACAAAATAGACTTAACCACAGCCAAGTTTATTTATCTGTTATCGCACAAAAGATGGGTTTCCCACAGAGGATACAAAAAAGAGACTGCACAAGTTTATTCATTTAGATGATCAAATCAGGTGGTGTTATTAATGAGGCTTACTCCGGCAGACGAGCTGGCCAGGCGAGTTAGCGCATTGCAAAAACTATTGCAGAAAAAAAACATTGACGGGGCTTTAATTATGCAGAGCGCGGATTTGTTTTATTTTGCAGGTACCGCCCAGCGTGCACATCTTTATGTACCGGCCCTGGGAAAGCCTTTGTTGCTGGTAAAAAGAAGCTTTGCCCGTGCGACGCAAGAATCTGCCCTGGAAGATATAATGTCTCTGGATAACGTCAAGGAGATGCCACGTATATTAAACAATTACGGTTTTAAAGACATAAAGATTTTAGGTTTGGAATTGGACGTGCTGCCCGCTGCGCAGTACCTGCGTTACCAGAAGCTTTTCGCACCTGCGCAAATAGTCGATATCAGTGGTTTAATCCGTACGGTGCGCATGGTTAAATCAGCCTATGAGCTGGACCTGCTCCGGGCTGCCGCCAGCCTCAACCATACACTCTTTTCCCAAGTCCAGGATTTTTTGCAAGAGGGCATTACCGAGCTGGAATTGGCGGGTCAGTTGGAAGCAGTGTTTCGCCGGGCGGGTCACCAGGGTTTTGTGAGAATGCGTGGGTTTAACCAGGAGATATTCTATGGCCATATCATGTCGGGTACCAATTTGGCTATACAAAGTTCCATTGACAGTCCCACCGGGGGACCGGGTGTTAACGTGTCCTTCCCCCAGGGTGCGGGCTATAAAAGGATAGCCAGGGATGAACCTGTGCTGGTGGATTATGTGGGTGTTTACGATGGCTATATGGCAGACCAAAGTAGGATATTTTGCCTCGGACGGTTGTCTGATAAACTTGTTCAAGCTTATGAAACAGCTGTAGAGATTCAGGAAACCATCAAAAAAATGGCGGTGCCGGGGGCGTCTTGCGCGGATCTTTATCAACGCGCCGTTGATATGGCGGCTGCATCCGGTTACGGGGAAAATTTTATGGGCTATCCCGAGCCTGTGCCTTTTATTGGCCATGGGGTGGGTATAGAGCTTAATGAGTGGCCGGTATTGGCCGCCGGCTTTAAAATGCCGCTGGAAGAGGGTATGGTTATTGCCCTGGAACCCAAATTTATTTTTCCGGAAGGTGCTGTGGGCATAGAAAATACTTTTGTGGTCGGTAAAAAAGGCTTGGAAACATTGACGGTTTTCGACGAGCAGATCATCTACTTGGGGCAAAAATAGTTATGTGTTGGTTAATGTTAATTTTCATGCTTGTTGGAAAAATATATATTGTAAATATAAACCCGTTACGCTTGATGATAGGGATATTGTAAATACTGTTGAATATCAATTGATGAAATCACTGGAAAAGTTGTATAGACCCTGAATATATAGGGCATTAGTGATTAACCGGTACATAAAATGCAAGGAGAAAGGAGTGGAGCTATTAAATGAGTGGTCCATCAGGTTCTAAACCACCCAGCCAAATAATCCGCGATACTATTGGGAAGAAAAAATGTACCCTTACAGTGGAGGATTTAATCAATGCTTTAGGTTCCCAAAGTTTTGGCTTGATGTTTATAGTTATGGCGTTACCGTTAACCATTCCCTTACCTCCGGGCATAGGTTTTATTCCGGCATTCCTCCTATGCGTTTGGTCCTTTCAGAGAATGTTGGGGAAAACAACTTTGTGGGTACCTAAAGCAATTGGTAAACGGGAGATATCTCAGTCGCTTATCATAAAAATTGATGCTAA encodes:
- a CDS encoding EamA family transporter, yielding MNRRDLTLALLVVTIWGANFTVIKLGLDSIPPMLLVALRYTFAALPAILFVKRPAIGWRYIVVYGMTVGVGQFACLFYAMNIGMPASIASVILQSQAYFTFLFAAIFLKESIKPSQMVGLVLAGFGLWFIGGNVGSERAAPSIPFGPFLLTLLGAAFWGLSNIVVRYVDKQSVSHGQKLDMLSLVVWSSLIPPLPLFAFAILLDTPKTLLYAIVNLNAISVFAVLYLAFCATLFGFYTWSTLLAKYPAGKVAQMSLLVPIAGLVTAQIVLGEQLSKMQWLGCMIIFIGLVTSNFGGILIHRVFNSFESNKFF
- a CDS encoding GrpB family protein gives rise to the protein MSNNSSMFTTDEELYKNTVGELKPHNAPITPVEYDPSWPELFEREANRIYSVLGSKALQIEHVGSTSVPGLCAKPIIDMLLVVEDSADEPSYVPALEAAGYTLRIREPEWFEHRLFKGPDTDINLHVFSSGTSEIDRMLRFRDWLRFNESDRHKYGQVKQDLAKNKWRHIQHYADAKTSIVQEIMERANANICSTRSVY
- the rlmD gene encoding 23S rRNA (uracil(1939)-C(5))-methyltransferase RlmD, which gives rise to MQKGQAVTLQITDINRYGEGIGRADDGMVVFVPGAVTGERVTVRIEELRKRFARGKLLETVIPSEYRVAPACGLAEYCGGCHLQHLAYAEQLRWKTDLVRQNLSRIGGIDGGVVRDIIGMTEPWHYRNNVRFKVQRRGGKVALGFFAAESHRLVAGLDSRSGTMCLLAHRELNRAAEGVREVLEKSPAVAVLPEEIMLRRGSTGQIMVVLIGKPAGAERKRYLAGLAGELTTVPGVVTVVDYARAAGNKTGGRYKILAGPGYIEDELDGLCFRISAASFYQVNPSQTTVLYKQALEYCALQGHEEVADAYCGVGTIALYIARYTKAVRGYEVVPGAVQDAEANAALNGVKNTRFFAGAVERMLVEHVASGYNPEVVVLDPPRSGCRSEVLEALAQSGTRRVVYVSCDPATLARDVGYLHQLGFVLQEVQPVDMFPHTGHVECVTLMSNSIK
- a CDS encoding nucleotidyltransferase domain-containing protein, with translation MVDNIIKSIAEKLSSLPYIEGIVLGGSRARGIHTENSDIDIGIYYDLELFDINAINQFATELDDEHRSNLVVPPGAWGDWINGGGWLIINGYHVDLILRDLIRVEQVMKDTEQGIVTANYQTGHPHGYISAMYRGELAISKILYAKNESLCELKKQAETYPAALRKSLVDFFIFEAEFSLMFVKANLSAGDKYYIAGHVFRIISCLNQVLFACNNAYCINEKKAIKLLDTFEYKPEKYAERVNHIFEVLGPSIIECCEMTEKLYYEVKQIVSEIDSL
- a CDS encoding M24 family metallopeptidase, which translates into the protein MRLTPADELARRVSALQKLLQKKNIDGALIMQSADLFYFAGTAQRAHLYVPALGKPLLLVKRSFARATQESALEDIMSLDNVKEMPRILNNYGFKDIKILGLELDVLPAAQYLRYQKLFAPAQIVDISGLIRTVRMVKSAYELDLLRAAASLNHTLFSQVQDFLQEGITELELAGQLEAVFRRAGHQGFVRMRGFNQEIFYGHIMSGTNLAIQSSIDSPTGGPGVNVSFPQGAGYKRIARDEPVLVDYVGVYDGYMADQSRIFCLGRLSDKLVQAYETAVEIQETIKKMAVPGASCADLYQRAVDMAAASGYGENFMGYPEPVPFIGHGVGIELNEWPVLAAGFKMPLEEGMVIALEPKFIFPEGAVGIENTFVVGKKGLETLTVFDEQIIYLGQK
- a CDS encoding molybdenum cofactor biosynthesis protein MoaE, which encodes MLIYVVRGVCIEVKKVLPSIDEWLKEAKADPMAAQVGMFLVHNGVVRQTPKARVRQGLDDGSLVTGMEFAYDAVKVDAAIAETYKMDGIYYVKVWLNEGLLEVGDDIMYVLVGGDIRPHVIDALQFLVEKIKTECVTEIELK
- a CDS encoding YmaF family protein, translated to MGYGLFYPKKRTHVHSYRNKTSFDVRHLHSMGGTTGPTIGSGRSHVHRLSGTTTFNDGHSHKYNSLTGPAIPVGPGLHVHRYSGKTTVNGRTPHTHRYSGVTAPAPDDV